One window of Myxococcus xanthus genomic DNA carries:
- a CDS encoding GTP cyclohydrolase II: MAEKKNLNHIRLTSHPDGDVPSVPIRWGDGEPTRRGPVVATLTEAGHRNVIGTHAGAYAVYRALAVAAGMLPQDHRADLKNTAPAAQVGPHPSWSDPQRIVSLDPWGAIAPQAFRPFAEQGIDFRPTIAVTKAHINFPEVRDAIDAGRLTPDGDLLRGNGDIKVTKAAVDPVWYLPGIAKRFGMTESALRRGLFEQTGGMFPELITRPDLHVFLPPIGGLTLYVFGGIETLADRDVPLTVRVHDECNGSDVFGSDICTCRPYLAHGIEECVRTAQAGGAGLIVYLRKEGRALGEVTKFLVYNARKRQEGGDSAATYFQRTECVAGVQDMRFQELMPDVLHWLGITRIHRFVSMSDMKHDAITRSGIEILERVPIPDELIPADAKVEMEAKKAAGYFTQGPVADAAGLAQVKGRDLDV, translated from the coding sequence ATGGCCGAGAAAAAGAATCTCAATCACATCCGCCTCACCTCCCACCCGGATGGCGACGTCCCCAGCGTCCCCATCCGCTGGGGAGACGGCGAGCCGACGCGCCGCGGCCCCGTCGTCGCCACGCTGACGGAAGCCGGGCACCGCAACGTCATCGGCACGCATGCCGGCGCGTATGCCGTGTACCGCGCGCTCGCCGTGGCCGCGGGCATGCTGCCGCAGGACCACCGCGCCGACCTGAAGAACACCGCGCCCGCCGCGCAGGTGGGGCCGCATCCGTCGTGGAGCGACCCGCAGCGCATCGTCTCGCTGGACCCGTGGGGCGCCATCGCGCCGCAGGCGTTCCGGCCCTTCGCGGAGCAGGGCATCGACTTCCGGCCGACCATCGCCGTCACCAAGGCGCACATCAACTTCCCCGAGGTGCGCGACGCCATCGATGCCGGGCGCTTGACGCCGGACGGGGACCTGCTGCGCGGCAACGGCGACATCAAGGTGACCAAGGCCGCGGTGGACCCGGTGTGGTACCTGCCGGGCATCGCGAAGCGCTTCGGCATGACGGAGAGCGCGCTGCGCCGTGGTCTCTTCGAGCAGACGGGCGGCATGTTCCCGGAGCTGATTACGCGCCCGGACCTGCACGTCTTCCTGCCGCCCATTGGCGGGCTGACGCTGTACGTCTTCGGCGGCATCGAGACGCTGGCGGACCGGGATGTGCCGCTGACGGTGCGCGTGCATGACGAGTGCAACGGCTCCGACGTGTTCGGCAGCGACATTTGCACCTGTCGGCCCTACCTGGCGCACGGCATCGAGGAGTGCGTACGCACCGCGCAGGCGGGCGGCGCGGGGCTCATCGTCTACCTGCGCAAGGAAGGCCGGGCGCTGGGCGAGGTGACGAAGTTCCTCGTGTACAACGCGCGCAAGCGGCAGGAGGGCGGCGACTCCGCGGCCACCTACTTCCAGCGCACCGAGTGCGTGGCCGGCGTGCAGGACATGCGCTTCCAGGAGCTGATGCCGGACGTGCTGCACTGGCTGGGCATCACCCGCATCCACCGCTTCGTATCGATGAGTGACATGAAGCACGACGCGATTACGCGCTCGGGCATTGAAATCCTGGAGCGCGTCCCCATCCCCGACGAGCTCATCCCCGCCGACGCCAAGGTGGAGATGGAGGCGAAGAAGGCCGCGGGTTACTTCACGCAAGGGCCGGTGGCGGACGCGGCGGGGCTGGCGCAGGTGAAGGGGCGGGACCTCGATGTCTGA
- a CDS encoding CoA-acylating methylmalonate-semialdehyde dehydrogenase codes for MAGHFSTPDTWGVCVSFIQLPRSVVSCRNLVGGSWQVPPGAAHLDVRSPYTGTVIGRVPLTPASGVAQAVEAAKAAAAAWKNTSLRERTQYLYRFRQFLERDLDALAQLAASEAGKTVAEARAGLLKGMEVCDFALSLQNLDTGAHLEVSRGISCEYRREPLGVVAGITPFNFPAMVPMWMFPIAVTLGNAFILKPSEKVPLTACALGELMCEAGYPAGVFSVVHGGKEAVDALVAHPDVQAVGFVGSSAVARHLYAEGCKRGKRVLALGSAKNHLIVVPDADPELTPQAVVDSFTGCAGQRCMAASVLLAVGNVESLLQEVVRRAAKLELGPGMGALIDRGSLDRLETAIARAEAEGARVLLDGRGHKPQGEPWSGGNWLGPTLLDGVRPEMEAARRELFGPVLSIVRVPTLSAALAVENASPYGNAASIFTTNGGVAQTVVEGVRAGMVGVNVGVPVPREPFSFGGTGDSRFGHGDITGPSSLDFWTQVKKVTRKWSARTDGSWMS; via the coding sequence ATGGCAGGCCATTTCTCCACGCCAGACACCTGGGGGGTGTGCGTGTCCTTCATCCAGCTTCCGCGGAGCGTCGTCTCGTGCCGTAACCTCGTTGGAGGAAGCTGGCAGGTGCCGCCCGGTGCGGCGCACCTTGATGTCCGGAGCCCCTACACGGGCACCGTCATTGGCAGGGTTCCCCTGACGCCCGCATCCGGAGTCGCCCAGGCGGTGGAGGCCGCGAAGGCGGCGGCGGCTGCCTGGAAGAACACCTCGCTGCGGGAGCGCACGCAGTACCTGTACCGCTTCCGCCAGTTCCTCGAGCGTGACCTGGACGCCCTGGCCCAGCTGGCCGCCAGCGAGGCGGGGAAGACGGTGGCGGAGGCCCGCGCGGGCCTGCTCAAGGGCATGGAGGTCTGCGACTTCGCGCTGTCCCTCCAGAACCTCGACACGGGCGCGCACCTGGAGGTCAGCCGCGGCATCTCCTGTGAGTACCGCCGCGAGCCGCTGGGCGTCGTCGCCGGAATCACTCCGTTCAACTTCCCGGCCATGGTGCCGATGTGGATGTTCCCCATCGCCGTCACGCTGGGCAACGCCTTCATCCTCAAGCCGTCGGAGAAGGTGCCGCTGACCGCGTGCGCGCTGGGCGAGCTCATGTGTGAGGCTGGCTACCCCGCGGGCGTCTTCTCCGTCGTGCACGGCGGCAAGGAGGCGGTGGACGCGCTGGTGGCGCACCCGGACGTGCAGGCGGTGGGTTTCGTCGGCTCGTCCGCGGTGGCGCGCCACCTGTACGCGGAGGGCTGCAAGCGCGGCAAGCGCGTGCTGGCGCTGGGCAGCGCGAAGAACCACCTCATCGTCGTGCCGGACGCGGACCCGGAGTTGACGCCGCAGGCGGTGGTGGACTCGTTCACCGGCTGCGCGGGCCAGCGCTGCATGGCGGCCAGCGTGCTGCTCGCGGTGGGCAACGTGGAGTCCCTTCTCCAGGAAGTCGTCCGCCGCGCGGCGAAGCTGGAATTGGGCCCCGGCATGGGCGCGCTCATCGACCGGGGCTCGTTGGACCGCTTGGAGACGGCCATTGCCCGCGCGGAGGCCGAGGGCGCGCGGGTGCTGCTGGACGGCCGTGGCCACAAGCCGCAGGGCGAGCCGTGGTCCGGCGGCAACTGGCTGGGCCCCACGCTGCTGGACGGCGTGCGTCCGGAGATGGAGGCCGCGCGGCGCGAGCTGTTCGGCCCGGTGCTCTCCATCGTCCGGGTGCCCACGCTGTCCGCGGCGCTGGCGGTGGAGAACGCGTCGCCCTACGGCAACGCGGCGTCCATCTTCACCACGAACGGTGGGGTGGCGCAGACGGTGGTGGAGGGCGTGCGCGCCGGCATGGTGGGCGTCAACGTGGGCGTCCCTGTCCCGCGTGAGCCGTTCTCCTTCGGTGGCACGGGCGATTCGCGCTTCGGGCACGGGGACATCACCGGGCCGTCCAGCCTCGACTTCTGGACGCAGGTGAAGAAGGTCACCCGCAAGTGGTCGGCCCGGACCGACGGCTCGTGGATGAGCTGA